One window of Mixophyes fleayi isolate aMixFle1 chromosome 3, aMixFle1.hap1, whole genome shotgun sequence genomic DNA carries:
- the TRAF5 gene encoding TNF receptor-associated factor 5 isoform X2, producing MACEDITLHPIALARQNSSAVMSLDFEPKQEYTFVENLQDRYKCASCHLVLHNPHQTGCGHRFCEKCVLCLNELYEIPQCPIDKEPIKPQEIFKDNCCKREVLNLLVYCRNAPDCDVKVTLGRFQDHLAQCLYETITCSNTGCHDKVCRKDLENHLKTQCELRDETCIYCKKSMALIDLQIHIRKYCPLYPVSCPNNCSNTCPRDELDEHFPVCTEAEVECPFADYGCYIKVKRGKLKVHEDGFLRDHMLYVLNRNTKLEKQMLDLKQSMELKESKIQQLANTVKWCEKECRQFNGTNGSHLSNPQTLVSYIEKASWLEEQVMQLVQLISEEQSRHDLRPLIEAIESIKQTVTGLESYKDRLDNLEGQSSKHDVQINIHKTQLSSNEERFRLLEGTCYNGKLIWKIPDYERKKKEAVEGRVVSIYSQHFYTSRCGYRLCARAYLNGDGSGKGSYLSLYFVVMKGEFDSLLSWPFKQKVTLMLLDQSGKKNHILDVFKADPHSSSFKRPEGEMNIASGCPRFISHAQLENPRNGCYVKDDTLFIKVAVDLTDLEEL from the exons ATGGCCTGTGAGGATATAACCTTACACCCGATTGCGCTCGCCAGGCAGAACTCCAGCGCAGTGATGTCTCTTGACTTTGAACCAAAGCAGGAATACACGTTTGTAGAAAACCTGCAGGACCGATACAAGTGTGCAAGTTGCCACCTGGTTCTTCACAATCCTCACCAAACAGGATGTGGTCACCGGTTCTGTGAGAAGTGTGTATTGTGTCTGAA TGAATTGTATGAAATACCACAGTGTCCAATAGACAAGGAACCCATCAAACCTCAAGAG ATATTTAAAGACAATTGCTGTAAGCGGGAAGTCCTGAATTTACTGGTGTATTGCAGAAATGCTCCCGACTGTGATGTGAAAGTGACGCTGGGAAGGTTCCAG GATCATCTTGCCCAGTGTTTGTATGAAACGATCACGTGCAGCAACACAGGATGTCACGACAAGGTGTGCAGAAAGGACTTGGAGAATCACCTGAAAACACAGTGTGAACTGAGAGACGAAACCTGCATTTACTGCAAGAAAAGCATGGCATTGATTGACCTGCAG ATACACATAAGAAAGTATTGTCCGTTATATCCGGTTTCATGTCCCAACAACTGCAGCAATACGTGTCCAAGAGATGAG CTGGATGAGCACTTTCCCGTATGTACCGAGGCTGAAGTAGAATGTCCCTTCGCAGATTATGGCTGCTATATAAAG gtAAAAAGAGGGAAATTAAAAGTACATGAAGATGGCTTCCTCAGAGACCACATGCTGTATGTTTTGAACAGGAATACAAAGCTAGAGAAGCAG ATGCTGGATTTAAAGCAAAGCATGGAACTGAAAGAAAGCAAAATTCAGCAGCTCGCCAACACTGTTAAATGGTGTGAAAAGGAATGTCGCCAATTCAACGGGACAAACGGAAGTCATCTTTCCAATCCCCAA ACTCTTGTCAGTTACATAGAAAAGGCTTCCTGGCTGGAGGAGCAGGTGATGCAGTTGGTGCAACTGATCAGTGAAGAACAGAGCCGCCATGATCTCAGGCCACTGATAGAGGCCATTGAGAGTATCAAGCAAACAGTGACCGGCTTGGAGAGCTACAAAGACCGTCTAG ATAACCTGGAGGGTCAGTCCAGCAAACACGACGTGCAGATTAACATCCATAAAACGCAGCTGAGCAGCAACGAAGAACGATTTAGACTTCTAGAAGGGACCTGTTACAACGGAAAACTCATCTGGAAAATCCCAGACTACgagagaaagaaaaaggaagCCGTGGAGGGGCGTGTGGTCTCTATATACAGCCAGCACTTCTACACAAGCCGCTGCGGTTACCGTCTATGTGCTCGAGCCTACCTGAACGGCGATGGGTCCGGGAAAGGCTCCTACTTATCCTTGTACTTCGTGGTCATGAAAGGGGAGTTCGACTCGCTCCTGTCCTGGCCATTCAAGCAGAAAGTCACACTGATGTTGCTTGACCAAAGCGGGAAGAAGAATCATATACTAGATGTCTTCAAGGCTGACCCCCACAGCAGCAGTTTTAAAAGACCTGAAGGGGAGATGAACATCGCCTCGGGGTGTCCACGTTTTATTTCTCACGCCCAGCTGGAGAATCCAAGGAATGGTTGTTACGTTAAAGATGATACATTGTTTATTAAAGTCGCTGTGGATCTAACTGACCTTGAAGAACTATGA
- the MRPL57 gene encoding large ribosomal subunit protein mL63 has product MFLTNMLLRKGIPGRQWIGKYRRPRVVTYQMKMSMIKRLEIEAETEYWISRPYMTKQQEHRHAAERRNREFYELKARQVAKFPEHKYLEDHLNHLNVTKKWTIS; this is encoded by the coding sequence ATGTTCCTGACTAATATGCTGCTCAGGAAGGGCATCCCAGGTCGGCAGTGGATTGGGAAGTACCGGCGGCCCAGGGTGGTCACCTATCAGATGAAGATGTCTATGATTAAGAGGCTAGAGATAGAAGCAGAGACTGAGTACTGGATAAGCCGACCCTACATGACCAAACAGCAGGAACACCGCCATGCTGCAGAGCGGAGGAACAGAGAGTTTTATGAGCTAAAGGCCCGGCAGGTGGCCAAGTTCCCCGAACATAAATATTTGGAAGATCACTTAAATCATTTAAATGTCACCAAGAAATGGACAATATCTTGA